One window from the genome of Breoghania sp. L-A4 encodes:
- a CDS encoding acetate/propionate family kinase: MTGAVLVLNAGSSSIKFALFDGTGTDVPGSGDPAEVCRGRVEGLGEQPRFRAQDECGTPVEARDLAPGEASSHAAALDVILEFLARRHADARIAVVGHRVVHGGAAHSRSVIVDTAMRAELALLEPLAPLHQPHNLAGIDAARAAFPDAPQVACFDTAFHRTHPWVNDTFALPRALYDEGIRRYGFHGLSYDYISSRLRQTHPTLASGRVVVAHLGNGASMCAIKDGRSVGSSMGFTALDGLPMGTRCGQLDPGVLLYLMSAKGMDAPALTDLLYNRSGLKGLSGISADMRVLEASEEPHAAQAIDYFVYRVRREIGAMAATVAGIDALVFTGGIGENSALIRARICENMDWLGLSVDAARNAANEADISAPGSRCRVLVIRTNEEVVIARHSLHVAGVSSAAT, from the coding sequence ATGACGGGCGCGGTGCTGGTCCTGAACGCCGGCTCCTCAAGCATCAAGTTCGCGTTGTTCGATGGCACGGGGACGGACGTGCCGGGGAGCGGTGATCCGGCCGAAGTCTGCCGCGGCCGCGTCGAAGGTCTGGGCGAGCAGCCGCGTTTCAGGGCGCAGGATGAATGTGGGACACCGGTCGAGGCCCGTGATCTGGCGCCCGGCGAGGCGTCCAGTCATGCCGCCGCGCTCGATGTGATCCTGGAGTTTCTGGCGCGCCGGCACGCCGATGCGCGGATCGCGGTCGTCGGGCACCGGGTGGTTCATGGAGGCGCGGCGCACAGCCGGTCGGTCATCGTGGATACGGCGATGCGTGCCGAACTGGCGTTGCTGGAGCCGCTGGCGCCGCTGCACCAGCCGCACAACCTGGCCGGAATTGACGCGGCCCGCGCCGCCTTTCCCGATGCGCCTCAGGTCGCCTGTTTCGACACCGCCTTTCATCGCACGCATCCCTGGGTGAACGACACGTTCGCGCTGCCGCGCGCGCTTTATGACGAGGGCATCCGCCGCTATGGGTTCCACGGACTGTCCTACGACTACATCTCCAGCCGGCTGCGCCAGACGCACCCGACGCTCGCCTCGGGGCGGGTCGTGGTGGCGCATCTGGGCAATGGCGCCTCGATGTGCGCGATCAAGGACGGGCGAAGCGTCGGCTCGTCGATGGGGTTCACGGCGCTTGACGGACTGCCGATGGGGACGCGCTGCGGGCAGCTGGATCCCGGCGTGCTGCTTTACCTGATGAGCGCCAAGGGCATGGACGCGCCGGCCCTCACCGATCTGCTGTACAATCGTTCCGGTCTGAAGGGGCTCTCCGGTATCAGCGCGGACATGCGCGTGCTGGAGGCCAGCGAGGAGCCGCACGCGGCCCAGGCGATCGACTATTTCGTCTATCGCGTTCGCCGCGAGATCGGCGCCATGGCGGCTACGGTCGCGGGCATCGATGCGCTCGTGTTCACCGGCGGCATCGGCGAGAATTCGGCCCTGATCCGCGCCCGTATCTGTGAGAACATGGACTGGCTGGGGCTATCCGTCGATGCAGCGCGCAATGCCGCGAACGAGGCTGATATCTCAGCGCCCGGCTCGCGTTGCCGGGTTCTTGTCATCCGCACGAACGAGGAAGTGGTTATTGCCCGGCATTCGCTGCATGTCGCCGGCGTCTCCAGCGCGGCAACCTGA
- the phnD gene encoding phosphate/phosphite/phosphonate ABC transporter substrate-binding protein — protein sequence MTRIGRLLSLLLLAIVLGGVASSSALAQEDTGDWRAEQKVLRIGILATGGAERRVAAARPFEAYVSDVIGMPVELVPLRDMRVLIDAIVNARIDYAPLSASAYAAGWTLCRCLEPLAAPLAEDETAGFHAIVVTRADSGLRRLADLKDKALVYAQPSSVAGYLLPRAAFRAEGIEDETFFGRIGHAAGPVAAVTAMLKGEYDAALAWSSLEGEAASGYSRGTLRTMIAEGTLAMEDIRIVWQSRLIPHGPHVVRVNLAEELKTLLRAALFDLAAADPDAYDAIEPAFPGGFAAVSADSYAPLVQIFSR from the coding sequence ATGACCCGGATCGGGCGTCTTCTGTCCTTGTTGCTGCTGGCCATAGTCCTGGGCGGCGTGGCGTCGTCGAGCGCCCTTGCGCAGGAGGACACCGGCGACTGGCGTGCGGAACAGAAGGTGCTACGCATCGGGATCCTCGCCACGGGCGGCGCCGAACGGCGCGTCGCGGCGGCGCGGCCGTTCGAGGCCTATGTCTCCGATGTCATCGGCATGCCGGTCGAACTGGTGCCCCTGCGCGACATGCGCGTGCTGATCGACGCCATCGTCAACGCGCGCATCGACTATGCGCCGCTGAGCGCCAGCGCCTATGCCGCCGGCTGGACGCTGTGCCGGTGTCTCGAGCCTCTGGCGGCGCCGCTGGCCGAGGACGAGACCGCCGGTTTCCATGCCATTGTCGTGACCCGGGCAGACAGCGGTTTACGCCGGCTGGCGGATCTCAAGGACAAGGCGCTGGTCTATGCGCAGCCCTCGTCGGTCGCCGGGTATCTGCTCCCGCGTGCCGCCTTCCGCGCCGAAGGCATCGAGGACGAGACCTTCTTCGGCCGGATCGGCCATGCGGCCGGACCGGTCGCCGCCGTCACCGCGATGCTCAAGGGTGAGTATGACGCGGCGCTCGCCTGGTCGTCGCTGGAGGGGGAGGCGGCGTCGGGCTACAGCCGCGGCACCCTGCGCACGATGATCGCCGAGGGCACGCTCGCCATGGAGGATATCCGCATCGTCTGGCAGTCACGGCTGATTCCGCATGGGCCGCACGTGGTGCGCGTCAACCTCGCCGAGGAACTCAAGACGCTGCTGCGCGCCGCGCTGTTCGACCTCGCCGCGGCCGATCCGGACGCCTACGACGCGATCGAGCCCGCGTTTCCCGGCGGATTCGCCGCGGTCAGCGCCGATTCCTATGCCCCCCTTGTGCAGATTTTTTCCCGCTGA
- a CDS encoding LysE family translocator — MLWILFIPACFALNMAPGPNNLTAFANGARLGFWPGMAAGMGRMPAFAILITAAAAGLGVALAASAVAFTVIKFAGALYLIYIGIRMWRARVGELEVSAGLSVRQLARRDFLIAIANPKAIAVFTAFFPQFLDLSAPIAPQFVQLGAAFLVMEVVAVAIYVIAGRLLRGVVSSTGMARVLNKGVGGFLVFSGASLALSR, encoded by the coding sequence ATGCTGTGGATTCTGTTCATTCCGGCCTGTTTCGCGCTCAATATGGCGCCGGGCCCCAACAACCTCACCGCGTTCGCCAACGGCGCACGGCTCGGCTTCTGGCCGGGAATGGCGGCGGGCATGGGGCGCATGCCCGCGTTTGCGATTCTGATCACGGCAGCGGCTGCAGGACTGGGCGTCGCGCTGGCCGCCTCCGCCGTCGCCTTCACCGTGATCAAGTTCGCCGGGGCCCTGTATCTGATCTACATCGGCATCCGCATGTGGCGCGCCCGGGTCGGCGAACTCGAAGTCTCGGCGGGCCTGTCGGTGAGGCAGCTCGCGCGGCGCGATTTTCTCATCGCCATCGCCAACCCCAAGGCGATCGCCGTGTTCACCGCCTTCTTTCCGCAGTTCCTGGATCTTTCGGCTCCCATCGCGCCGCAGTTCGTGCAACTGGGCGCCGCTTTCCTCGTCATGGAGGTGGTGGCCGTGGCGATCTACGTGATCGCCGGACGGCTGCTGCGCGGCGTGGTCAGCTCGACGGGCATGGCCCGTGTGCTCAACAAGGGAGTCGGCGGCTTTCTGGTGTTCTCCGGCGCCTCGCTGGCGCTGTCGCGATGA
- a CDS encoding histone deacetylase family protein — MKTVFSELQLNHRPTFELSDGAMAPAVELPARAEFVRDRIVETGLGAIQPPDAFGRGPLERVHSRAYLDFMDGFRAQCEREGRTGEVFPFCWPTAGLRADVTPRHLDGQLGRYSFDAGTPIGPESWRAAKVSADTALSAARLVKDGERAAFALCRPPGHHAMSDRFGGYCFVNNAAVAAQYLRDQSAARIAILDVDYHHGNGTQEIFYERSDVLFLSIHADPADEYPYFLGYADETGTGEGAGFNQNWPLAIGTDWDGWSAALDAACGRVMTFGADVAVISLGLDPYEHDPISRFRLQSGDFTRLGARLEKLGLPTLFVMEGGYAIDALGVNCVNVLSGFEDAR, encoded by the coding sequence ATGAAAACCGTCTTCTCCGAACTGCAGCTGAATCACAGGCCGACGTTCGAGCTTTCCGATGGCGCCATGGCGCCGGCGGTGGAACTGCCCGCGCGCGCCGAATTCGTGCGCGACCGCATCGTGGAAACCGGCCTCGGCGCGATTCAGCCGCCGGATGCGTTCGGACGAGGTCCGCTCGAGAGGGTGCACAGCCGCGCCTATCTCGATTTCATGGACGGTTTCCGCGCGCAATGCGAGCGCGAGGGCCGCACGGGCGAGGTGTTTCCCTTCTGTTGGCCAACCGCGGGTCTGCGCGCAGACGTGACCCCGCGCCATCTCGACGGGCAATTGGGCCGTTATTCCTTCGATGCGGGCACACCCATCGGTCCGGAGAGCTGGCGGGCCGCGAAGGTCAGCGCCGACACCGCGCTCAGTGCGGCGCGGCTCGTGAAGGACGGCGAACGAGCCGCCTTCGCCCTGTGCCGCCCGCCCGGCCATCACGCCATGAGCGACCGGTTCGGCGGCTACTGCTTTGTGAATAATGCGGCCGTGGCCGCCCAATACCTGCGCGATCAGAGCGCGGCGCGCATCGCAATACTCGACGTAGACTACCATCACGGCAACGGCACCCAAGAGATCTTCTACGAGCGCTCCGACGTGCTGTTTCTGTCGATCCACGCCGATCCGGCCGACGAGTATCCCTATTTCCTCGGCTATGCCGACGAGACGGGCACCGGCGAAGGCGCGGGGTTCAACCAGAACTGGCCGCTGGCCATCGGCACGGACTGGGACGGCTGGAGCGCGGCGCTGGACGCCGCCTGCGGCCGGGTCATGACGTTCGGCGCGGATGTGGCCGTGATCTCGCTGGGGCTGGACCCCTACGAGCACGATCCGATCTCGCGCTTCCGCCTGCAATCGGGCGATTTTACCCGCCTCGGCGCGCGGCTCGAAAAGCTCGGCCTGCCGACGCTCTTCGTCATGGAGGGCGGCTATGCCATCGACGCGCTTGGCGTGAACTGCGTCAACGTGCTGTCCGGTTTCGAAGACGCGCGCTGA
- a CDS encoding aldose epimerase family protein: protein MLAAGESAVFGRLDDGAEIRECAIAAGGLSASILTYGAAVRRLRVGGRDVVLGLETLEDYVLHSPHMGAIAGRYANRIKGGRFELDGVPVQLTCNEGDNHLHGGARGFGKRAWQLEQHDKRSVLLKYVSRDGEEGYPGRVEALCRYTLTGSGALRIKLTATTDAPTLVNLAHHSYFNLGGGADVLDHTVEIAAERYLPIDAEAIPTGQIRKVDWTPYDFREGRRIRRKPSEKDVIFDHNFCLADAPRGDLGFAASVEAPDEDCRMEVWTTEPGLQFYDGAKLNVPVAGLDGRRYGPCAGFCMEPQRWPDSPNHADFPGAVLRPGESYSQVTEYRFA, encoded by the coding sequence ATGCTTGCAGCAGGAGAATCCGCCGTCTTTGGACGTCTCGACGACGGCGCCGAGATCCGCGAATGCGCGATCGCCGCGGGCGGCCTTTCGGCGTCCATTCTCACCTATGGGGCGGCCGTGCGCCGCTTGCGCGTCGGCGGGCGCGACGTCGTTCTGGGACTGGAGACGCTTGAGGACTATGTCCTGCACTCGCCGCACATGGGGGCGATCGCCGGTCGCTACGCCAATCGCATCAAGGGCGGGCGTTTCGAGCTTGACGGCGTGCCGGTGCAACTCACCTGCAACGAGGGTGACAACCATTTGCACGGCGGCGCGCGGGGGTTCGGCAAGCGCGCCTGGCAGCTCGAGCAGCACGACAAGCGTAGCGTGCTGCTGAAGTATGTCTCCCGGGACGGAGAGGAAGGCTATCCGGGCCGTGTGGAGGCGCTGTGCCGCTACACGCTGACCGGATCCGGCGCCTTGCGCATCAAGCTCACGGCGACCACGGACGCGCCGACGCTGGTGAACCTTGCCCATCACAGCTATTTCAATCTCGGGGGCGGCGCGGACGTTCTCGACCATACCGTCGAGATCGCCGCCGAGCGCTATCTGCCGATCGATGCCGAGGCGATTCCCACAGGCCAAATCCGCAAGGTTGACTGGACGCCGTACGATTTCCGCGAGGGGCGCCGGATCCGCCGCAAGCCGTCCGAGAAAGACGTGATCTTCGATCACAACTTCTGCCTGGCCGACGCGCCGCGCGGAGATCTGGGTTTCGCGGCCTCGGTCGAAGCGCCGGACGAAGATTGCCGCATGGAGGTCTGGACCACCGAACCGGGCCTGCAGTTCTACGACGGGGCCAAGCTCAACGTGCCGGTTGCCGGCCTCGACGGCCGCCGCTACGGTCCGTGCGCCGGATTCTGCATGGAGCCGCAGCGCTGGCCCGACAGCCCCAATCATGCTGATTTCCCAGGCGCGGTGTTGCGTCCGGGTGAAAGCTACAGCCAGGTCACGGAATACCGTTTCGCCTGA
- a CDS encoding phosphomannomutase/phosphoglucomutase: protein MFPKPVPQLTPNTYAFESAPMVKPTGFREYDARWLFEKEINLMGVQALGMGLGTLLHELGVKPEIVTAHDYRAYSASIKMALVTGLMAAGVKVHDIGLGITPMAYFAQFELDVPAVAMVTASHNDNGWTGVKMGANRPLTFGPDEMGRLKEIVLEASFTLRDGGAYRFVENFSDRYIASLTSRETLKKPIKVVAACGNGTAGAFAERILTAIGAEVIPLDCELDHSFPRYNPNPEDMEMLHALRDKVLETGADVGLGFDGDGDRCGVVDNTGEEIFADKVGVMLARDISALNPGCQFVVDVKSTGLYNTDPVLQANGAKTDYWKTGHSYIKRRVNELDAIVGFEKSGHYFFNAPIGRGYDDGFVSAFAILDMLDRNPDKSMADLREALPKTWGSPTMSPHCDDETKYGVVDTVVARFEAMKQAGETIDGHAIVDLITVNGVRVVTDDGTWGLVRASSNKPELVVVVESPVSEARMREMFHSVDVILRENGEVGAYNQTI from the coding sequence ATGTTTCCCAAGCCCGTCCCGCAGTTGACGCCGAACACCTATGCCTTCGAATCCGCGCCCATGGTCAAGCCGACGGGGTTTCGCGAGTACGATGCGCGCTGGCTGTTTGAGAAGGAAATCAACCTTATGGGCGTTCAGGCGCTCGGGATGGGGCTGGGGACGCTGCTGCACGAATTGGGCGTGAAGCCGGAGATCGTCACCGCGCACGACTACCGCGCCTATTCCGCCTCCATCAAGATGGCGCTGGTCACCGGGCTGATGGCGGCGGGCGTCAAGGTGCACGACATTGGCCTGGGCATCACGCCGATGGCCTATTTCGCGCAGTTCGAACTCGATGTACCGGCGGTGGCCATGGTCACCGCCTCGCACAACGACAACGGCTGGACCGGCGTGAAGATGGGCGCCAACCGGCCGCTGACCTTCGGCCCCGACGAGATGGGCCGGCTGAAGGAGATCGTCCTGGAGGCGTCGTTCACGCTGCGCGACGGGGGCGCCTACCGGTTCGTCGAGAATTTTTCCGACCGCTACATCGCCTCGCTGACCAGCCGGGAGACACTGAAAAAGCCGATCAAGGTGGTCGCGGCCTGCGGCAACGGCACGGCGGGCGCCTTCGCGGAACGCATTCTGACCGCCATCGGAGCCGAGGTGATCCCGCTCGACTGCGAGCTCGACCACAGTTTCCCGCGCTACAATCCCAATCCCGAAGACATGGAAATGCTGCACGCCCTGCGCGACAAGGTGCTGGAAACCGGCGCCGATGTGGGCCTGGGCTTTGACGGCGACGGCGACCGCTGCGGCGTCGTCGACAACACCGGCGAGGAAATCTTCGCCGACAAGGTGGGCGTGATGCTGGCGCGGGACATCTCCGCGCTCAATCCCGGCTGCCAGTTCGTCGTCGACGTGAAATCCACCGGTCTTTACAACACCGACCCGGTGCTTCAGGCCAACGGCGCGAAGACGGACTACTGGAAGACCGGCCATTCCTACATCAAGCGCCGGGTCAACGAGCTCGACGCCATCGTGGGATTCGAGAAATCGGGCCATTATTTCTTCAACGCGCCGATCGGCCGCGGCTATGACGACGGTTTTGTTTCCGCGTTCGCCATCCTCGACATGCTGGACCGCAATCCGGACAAGTCGATGGCCGATCTGCGCGAGGCGCTGCCGAAGACCTGGGGCTCGCCCACCATGTCGCCGCATTGCGACGACGAGACCAAATACGGCGTCGTCGACACGGTGGTGGCGCGGTTCGAGGCCATGAAACAAGCCGGCGAAACGATCGATGGACACGCGATCGTCGATCTGATCACCGTCAACGGCGTGCGCGTGGTCACGGATGACGGCACCTGGGGGCTGGTGCGGGCGTCGTCGAATAAGCCCGAGCTGGTGGTCGTCGTCGAAAGCCCGGTGTCGGAGGCACGCATGCGCGAGATGTTCCATTCCGTCGACGTCATCCTTCGCGAGAACGGCGAAGTCGGCGCCTACAACCAGACGATCTGA
- a CDS encoding TIGR02281 family clan AA aspartic protease: MLRYLLLLAIAVAAAVEGPGLMQSLMQERSSEVAAIRAETPPETYGGGRRVMLEAGPGGHYATRARINNRWVDVMVDTGATTVAIPYEEAVRLGMRPGNSDFTLETRTANGIRYSAPVRLDEVRIGDIILHDVDGLVSPRGALSVTLLGMSFLGRLGGVEMRDGRLVMTQ; this comes from the coding sequence ATGCTGCGCTATCTTCTTCTTCTGGCCATCGCTGTGGCCGCCGCGGTCGAAGGGCCGGGGCTGATGCAGTCGCTGATGCAGGAGCGGTCCTCCGAGGTTGCCGCCATACGCGCCGAGACACCGCCGGAGACCTATGGGGGCGGTCGCAGGGTCATGCTCGAGGCCGGCCCGGGCGGGCACTACGCCACCCGCGCCCGCATCAACAACCGCTGGGTCGACGTCATGGTCGACACGGGCGCCACCACCGTGGCGATCCCCTATGAGGAGGCCGTGCGTTTGGGCATGCGGCCCGGCAACTCCGATTTCACCCTCGAAACCCGCACCGCCAACGGAATCCGCTACTCCGCACCGGTCCGGCTCGACGAGGTGCGCATCGGCGACATCATCCTGCACGACGTGGATGGCTTGGTCTCTCCGCGCGGCGCGCTCTCGGTCACCCTGCTCGGCATGTCGTTCCTGGGGCGCCTCGGCGGTGTCGAGATGCGCGACGGCCGTCTGGTGATGACGCAATAG
- a CDS encoding SRPBCC domain-containing protein yields the protein MQLTTGEYDIRIELDLPIPIEAAWILLSTPEALSIWWGAHVTLDARAGGHFREEWERDGQPVVTNGTVLRCEPPALLEMTWADNSWSGQSRVRIMLEETPPREDPNGCRLILEHCDWQHVRTDDPAALIAAHARGWQRHLQKLAALASTVAGGDIA from the coding sequence ATGCAGCTGACGACCGGCGAATATGACATCCGGATCGAGCTCGATCTTCCGATCCCGATTGAGGCGGCCTGGATCCTCTTGAGCACGCCGGAAGCGCTGTCCATATGGTGGGGCGCACACGTGACGCTGGACGCGCGCGCCGGCGGACATTTTCGCGAGGAATGGGAGCGGGACGGCCAGCCGGTGGTCACCAACGGCACGGTGCTGCGGTGCGAGCCGCCCGCGCTCCTGGAGATGACATGGGCAGACAACAGCTGGTCGGGCCAGTCCCGCGTGCGTATCATGCTCGAGGAGACTCCGCCGCGTGAAGACCCCAACGGCTGCCGCCTGATACTGGAGCATTGCGATTGGCAACATGTGAGAACCGACGATCCAGCGGCCCTAATCGCAGCCCACGCACGGGGTTGGCAGCGTCACCTGCAGAAGCTCGCGGCCCTGGCCAGCACGGTCGCGGGCGGCGACATCGCGTGA
- a CDS encoding CAP domain-containing protein has protein sequence MTRPNVWRARPYAVVLAAALLLSGCAGGLPGIGEVELSHQPVDQQQVLSILNSYRAQHGVAPLTASNDLRLAAQDMADHIARRDRLKSPKHSRSGLYARLTAHGIKHDAAAENLGYGYATLQAAFDGWHGSSGHDRNLLNPNVTQMGLARTNRADGTYRNFWALIMARSES, from the coding sequence ATGACCCGGCCGAATGTGTGGCGCGCCCGTCCGTACGCCGTCGTTCTGGCGGCCGCCCTGCTGCTTTCGGGCTGCGCGGGCGGCTTGCCGGGCATCGGCGAGGTGGAGCTGAGTCATCAGCCCGTCGACCAGCAGCAGGTGCTGAGCATTCTCAACAGCTATCGCGCGCAACATGGCGTGGCGCCGCTCACCGCCTCGAATGATCTGCGTCTCGCCGCCCAGGACATGGCCGATCACATCGCGCGGCGCGACAGGCTCAAGTCGCCGAAGCACAGCAGAAGCGGCTTGTACGCCCGCCTCACCGCGCATGGCATCAAGCATGACGCGGCGGCGGAAAACCTCGGCTACGGCTACGCGACGCTGCAAGCGGCGTTTGACGGCTGGCACGGGTCGTCTGGCCATGACCGCAATCTGCTGAACCCCAATGTCACGCAGATGGGGCTGGCGCGCACCAACCGGGCTGACGGCACCTACCGCAATTTTTGGGCGCTGATCATGGCGCGGTCGGAGTCCTGA
- a CDS encoding MmcB family DNA repair protein, whose protein sequence is MADLLPDESLESWLDPDTPERLIDGRQSETALRVRRGVGRLIRQLGASCIAEMTLVSGRRADLVAIARTGEIWIIEVKSSLADLRADKKWPDYRDFCDRLYFATAPEVPLDPFPQDAGLMLSDGYGAEILREATLHKLAGARRKAVTLRFARMAATRLHDLMDPRLSRGGLVGDSLL, encoded by the coding sequence ATGGCTGATCTTTTGCCCGACGAATCGCTGGAAAGTTGGCTCGACCCCGACACGCCCGAGCGGCTCATCGACGGACGCCAGTCGGAGACGGCCTTAAGGGTCCGGCGCGGCGTGGGCCGGCTGATCCGTCAGCTCGGCGCGAGCTGCATCGCCGAGATGACCCTGGTCAGCGGCCGCCGGGCGGATCTGGTGGCTATCGCCAGGACCGGCGAAATCTGGATCATCGAGGTGAAATCATCGCTGGCCGATCTGCGTGCCGACAAGAAGTGGCCCGATTACCGCGACTTCTGCGACCGGCTGTATTTCGCGACCGCCCCCGAGGTGCCGCTCGATCCGTTTCCGCAGGACGCAGGCCTGATGCTTTCGGATGGCTATGGCGCGGAGATCCTGCGTGAGGCAACGCTGCACAAGCTGGCCGGGGCGCGGCGCAAGGCCGTGACCCTGCGGTTCGCGCGCATGGCGGCGACGCGGCTGCACGACCTGATGGATCCGCGCCTGAGTCGCGGCGGATTGGTCGGGGATAGTCTGCTTTAG
- a CDS encoding folylpolyglutamate synthase/dihydrofolate synthase family protein, with translation MDQSTAVLERLLGLHPKEIDLSLDRLQRLLDALGNPERSLPPTIHIAGTNGKGSTTAFMRAILEADGKSVHVYTSPHLVRFHERIRLGQPGGGRLVADDVLNAALLRCEYVNDGAQITFFEISTAVALCLFAEHPADVLLLEVGLGGRFDATNVIEKPIVSVITAISLDHERFLGSRLEGIALEKAGILKRGAPAVTSPQDDVVRAVIEAEAEALGAPLAIGGQDWSAFEEHGRLIYQDEGGLLDLPLPRLTGQHQVVNAGTAIAALRAAGVWPGMSATEQGLRTVSWPARLQRLTHGRLFKHAPEGADIWLDGGHNPAAGVAIASAMADLDDRLDRPLYLVCGMLNTKDPIGFFRPFEGLARHVMTIPLISSAAGISAEDLARNAAEAGLDCEPAPSIDAALKRVGQLCGDGPPRILICGSLYLAGDALALNGTPPE, from the coding sequence ATGGATCAAAGCACAGCCGTTCTGGAGCGCCTGCTGGGGCTCCACCCGAAAGAGATCGACCTGTCGCTGGACCGCTTGCAGCGGCTGCTGGATGCTCTGGGCAATCCCGAGCGCTCGCTGCCGCCGACGATTCACATCGCGGGCACCAACGGCAAGGGATCAACAACGGCCTTCATGCGGGCGATCCTGGAAGCCGACGGCAAAAGCGTCCATGTCTATACCTCACCGCATCTGGTGCGCTTTCACGAGCGGATTCGCCTTGGCCAACCCGGCGGCGGGCGGCTGGTCGCCGATGACGTTCTGAATGCGGCGCTGCTGCGCTGCGAATACGTCAATGATGGCGCGCAGATCACCTTTTTCGAGATCAGCACCGCGGTGGCGCTGTGTCTTTTCGCGGAACATCCGGCCGATGTGCTGTTGCTGGAAGTCGGACTGGGTGGCCGTTTCGATGCCACCAATGTGATCGAAAAGCCGATCGTCAGTGTCATCACCGCGATCTCCCTGGATCACGAACGCTTCCTCGGCAGCCGTCTGGAAGGCATAGCGCTGGAAAAGGCCGGCATCCTCAAGCGCGGCGCCCCGGCGGTGACCTCTCCCCAGGACGACGTGGTGCGCGCGGTCATCGAGGCGGAAGCAGAGGCGCTTGGCGCGCCGCTGGCCATCGGCGGCCAGGACTGGAGCGCGTTCGAGGAGCACGGCCGCCTGATCTATCAAGATGAGGGCGGACTTCTGGATCTGCCGTTGCCGAGACTGACCGGGCAGCACCAGGTCGTCAACGCGGGCACGGCCATCGCGGCGCTTCGCGCGGCCGGCGTCTGGCCCGGCATGAGCGCGACCGAACAGGGTCTGCGCACCGTATCCTGGCCCGCGCGCCTGCAGCGGCTGACGCATGGGCGGCTGTTCAAGCACGCGCCCGAGGGAGCCGATATCTGGCTCGACGGCGGCCACAACCCGGCCGCCGGCGTGGCCATCGCCAGCGCCATGGCGGACCTCGATGACCGGCTCGACCGGCCGCTCTACCTGGTCTGCGGCATGCTCAACACCAAGGATCCGATCGGCTTCTTCCGGCCCTTCGAGGGTCTGGCGCGGCACGTGATGACGATCCCGCTGATCTCGTCGGCGGCCGGCATCAGCGCCGAGGACCTGGCGCGCAACGCGGCCGAGGCCGGTCTCGACTGCGAGCCCGCGCCGTCGATCGATGCGGCGCTGAAACGCGTCGGACAACTGTGCGGCGACGGCCCGCCGCGCATTCTCATCTGCGGATCGCTTTATCTCGCCGGTGACGCGCTGGCCCTTAACGGCACCCCGCCGGAATAG